The Clostridium aceticum genomic interval ACACAATAGTAATGTTACCATATCACCGTAAGTGGTCATCCACTCTGGCGAACCCTTTGGAGCACTGTCTTCACTACGACTTTTTCTTGCCATTAGGCCTCCACACCTTCCTCTTTTTGTTGCAATTCTTTCCTAATTTTAGGTGGTAAAAAGGCTTTTAATTTTTCTTCAATGATTCTAGGGTTTTCTCCAGCCTGAATAGATAGCAACCCTTCAACCATAATTTCTTTTCTTAAAATTTCTTCTTTACTTCTAAGTTTCAATTTGTTTGCTAAAGGTATAAATATTAAGTTTGCTAATAAAGAACCATAAAAAGTTGTAATCAGTGCCACCGCCATACTGGGGCCTATGGTACTGGGATCATCTAAGGTTCTAAGCATGTTGATTAACCCTATCAATGTTCCAATCATACCAAAAGCAGGAGCCAGGGAACCCATTGTCTCTAGTATACCTTGACCTTCCTTGTGTCTTTCCTCTACGAAGACTAACTCTGTTTCCAATAAATTCCTTACCAATTCTGGGTCAGTTCCGTCTACAATTAACATAACACCTTTTCGTAAGAACTCATCTCCTACTCCCTCTGCCGCTTCTTCTAAAGCCAACAGTCCTTCTTTCCTAGCAGTATTAGCTAATCCGTTAATACTATCAATAATTTCCCTAGGTTCTACAACTTCCTTAGAAAATGCCTTGGATGTTATTTTCATTGCTTCCAATACCTTCGCTAAAG includes:
- a CDS encoding motility protein A, with translation MDLATIAGIIVGLIFVFMGIMGGGSVITYLNVESLLIVIGGTISATFVAYPLAKVLEAMKITSKAFSKEVVEPREIIDSINGLANTARKEGLLALEEAAEGVGDEFLRKGVMLIVDGTDPELVRNLLETELVFVEERHKEGQGILETMGSLAPAFGMIGTLIGLINMLRTLDDPSTIGPSMAVALITTFYGSLLANLIFIPLANKLKLRSKEEILRKEIMVEGLLSIQAGENPRIIEEKLKAFLPPKIRKELQQKEEGVEA